In Deltaproteobacteria bacterium, the following are encoded in one genomic region:
- a CDS encoding ABC transporter permease, giving the protein MQRSARFQYVAVQPIILAMALVVIMAIAGFLTPGFLTFRHFKMVLYCNTMLGILALAQTVVILSGGIDLSIGSTYWITVMVGALLMVKGQFLTSAVICILIGAGIGLINGLGIARLKIPHVVMTLAMMIILTGTLYVTTGGGGRGRAAPELIRLSTGRVFGFPIITLVWIALTVLFHIILKATAFGWKVRALGSNPSACHCSGISIWKIQVLVYMMSGTLAALAGLFYLGWARTPYPTFQSGAGVGANIMLESIAAVIIGGTLFSGGRGGVEGTFLGVLVLAVLFSILSMAGLGVEWQIMLNGLIILIIVGVHSRIEAR; this is encoded by the coding sequence ATGCAACGGAGTGCAAGATTCCAATACGTGGCGGTTCAACCCATCATACTCGCCATGGCGCTGGTCGTCATCATGGCGATCGCGGGTTTCCTCACACCGGGCTTCCTGACCTTTCGCCATTTCAAGATGGTCCTTTACTGCAACACGATGTTGGGCATACTCGCCCTGGCCCAGACAGTCGTAATCCTGTCCGGCGGCATCGACCTGTCCATAGGTTCGACATACTGGATCACCGTCATGGTCGGAGCTCTTCTCATGGTCAAAGGCCAATTTCTGACCTCCGCCGTGATCTGCATCCTGATAGGTGCCGGGATCGGACTCATCAACGGATTGGGTATAGCGAGGCTCAAGATACCGCATGTCGTCATGACCCTGGCGATGATGATTATCCTCACGGGCACCCTCTACGTCACAACCGGAGGGGGCGGGCGCGGGAGAGCCGCTCCCGAGCTTATCCGCCTGAGCACGGGAAGGGTCTTTGGTTTTCCGATCATAACACTGGTCTGGATTGCACTCACAGTCTTGTTCCACATCATCCTGAAGGCCACGGCTTTTGGATGGAAGGTCCGCGCACTCGGGAGCAATCCCTCGGCATGTCATTGTTCTGGAATCAGCATCTGGAAGATTCAGGTTCTGGTCTACATGATGAGTGGGACCCTGGCCGCACTCGCCGGCCTTTTCTACCTCGGCTGGGCAAGAACCCCCTACCCCACCTTTCAGAGTGGAGCCGGCGTCGGGGCGAACATCATGCTCGAATCCATTGCCGCAGTCATCATAGGGGGAACCCTGTTCTCCGGGGGCAGGGGTGGTGTTGAAGGGACGTTCCTCGGGGTCCTCGTCCTGGCTGTCCTGTTCAGCATCTTGAGCATGGCCGGACTGGGAGTGGAGTGGCAGATAATGCTGAACGGCCTGATAATCCTCATCATTGTCGGGGTTCACAGCCGAATCGAAGCGCGGTGA